The sequence tcgatcagtgcctttattttgtcatcatcaatttcgattggccttcctgagcgtggtgcatctttcacattaaaatctcgagatcgaaatttagtaaacgaattttgacactgccgcagttttaaagcatcttcgccatatacatgacataactttttatgagcttgcacagcgtttttcccttttcggaagtaataaaagaaaatatgacgaaaatgttctttttgattttccattttgaaatcgacggcaaacaaacaattgttaacgaaatcgtgtactttctttttgtaaaacaagcttgaactgtgagttgttaacctacataatgaatttgcggtttagaatgaagttagttacatttcaagacatgtatgtctatctattggaaaaaacgcaattactttttggccaacccaatacataaAATGAGTGTTTTAGAATTAGAAATGAGTCTAAAGAAAATGGTTGTACAACTACTCTTGATGTAAATACAAGACAGAAAACAGTAACTCCTAGTTGGTATCTTTCGCCAGTAATAAgtttaaaatagaattttagaaaacaataataataataacaaccaattattataatgtttagGAAAgttagagagagaaattgtTAAGACTACTACAATTTAGattatatttagttattaaactatcttcatttattattcacattatattattcaaattttaacaTGTTGCTTCGTTATGTTTCAGTGCAAAGAAAACTCGATGAAGGGACTGTATGTAAACTGTGTCACAACGAATTGAATCTCGAAAGTAGACAAGGTAGACGAATCGTTTGACGGAATGGCCGAGCATAATTTTCCACCGTTGAAGAATGATCGAATACTTAAAGCTGCGCGTGGGGAACCAGTCGACAGAGTGCCAGTTTGGGTCATGAGACAAGCTGGGAGATATCTTCCGGAGTTTCAAAGTGTCAGAGCTCGGAATGATTTTTTCACTGTGTGCCAAAATCCTGCATTGGCGTGCCAAGTGACTTTACAGCCGATAAAACGCTTTGATCTGGATGccagtataatattttcagatattttagTGATTCCACAGGCAATGGGCTTAAAAGTGGAAATGGTAGCGGGAGTGGTGAGccttattttcgtattttgtaGGATTATTTTAGTAGCAATAGCCAGGAGTAACGTTCTTTCTGTATGTACGCGTAAATAAAGGAAAGGGTTTTCCACCAGGGTCCAGTCTTGCCTGAGCCATTAGCCGGTCCCGACGACTTGGCCAGACTTGTGCGACCGAATGTGGAAGAAGCTCTGAAATATGTCGGGGATGCCATAACGTTGACTCGCCATCAGTTGGATGGAAAAGTACCATTGATAGGATTCAGTGGCGCGCCTGTAGGTGACCCAATTTGATGACGTTTTGGTAACATTGTACATAACGCTAGTTGCACATGggtttgttattttttagTGGACTCTGATGGGTTACATGATTCAAGGAGGTGGTAGCTCTACGATGGCAAAAGCGCGATCTTGGTTGTACAAGTATCCGGAAGATTCTCACAAATTATTGCGAATGATTACGGACATTATCGTGGATTATTTAGTGATGCAAGTGAAAGCCGGTGCTCAGGTACAATTGGATTTGCTATAACCATTAAACCTGCTTCTTGCACCTACATAAGGAGACGTACATGACATTCGTTACGAATCAAACCAAGCGTTACCTTTTCTTTTCAAGCTACTCCAAGTGTTTGAGAGCAACGGAGACTATTTGGATGATGCATTGTTTGCGAATTATTCTTTCCATTATCTGAAGCAGATTAGCGAACGCGTACGAGCACGATTGAAGGAAGCGAGTATTGCGCCAGTGCCCAtggtaaaatatttacaactcTTCTCTTTGATTGTCCCTACATAAAAGCGCAGCGCGATCGTACGAGCCAGACACGTGTCATGTAGAAATCTGTTCCCAGATTGTTTTCCCGAAGGGTGCGACTATGAATTCCTTAAAGATTCTCGCGGAGGATCAGGGTTACGAGGTCATAGGGCTTGATTGGACCATAGATGCCGTGGAAGCCAGACGACAACTGGGACCTAACATCACCCTGCAGGGGAATATGGATCCTTGTGCAATGTATTCTCGCGAGGTACGTATCGACATTTTCTtcct comes from Ooceraea biroi isolate clonal line C1 chromosome 8, Obir_v5.4, whole genome shotgun sequence and encodes:
- the LOC105280705 gene encoding uroporphyrinogen decarboxylase, giving the protein MAEHNFPPLKNDRILKAARGEPVDRVPVWVMRQAGRYLPEFQSVRARNDFFTVCQNPALACQVTLQPIKRFDLDASIIFSDILVIPQAMGLKVEMVAGVGPVLPEPLAGPDDLARLVRPNVEEALKYVGDAITLTRHQLDGKVPLIGFSGAPWTLMGYMIQGGGSSTMAKARSWLYKYPEDSHKLLRMITDIIVDYLVMQVKAGAQLLQVFESNGDYLDDALFANYSFHYLKQISERVRARLKEASIAPVPMIVFPKGATMNSLKILAEDQGYEVIGLDWTIDAVEARRQLGPNITLQGNMDPCAMYSREDEIVDRARKMVSNFGKSRYIANLGHGILPDTPIASMEAFIKGVHSA